From a region of the Chitinophagales bacterium genome:
- a CDS encoding carbohydrate binding family 9 domain-containing protein, which produces MKYLLYLTWFLLAAAVAKADKVSMPAIRSATAPKIDGNLNDACWQNIPVVSNFITLAPEYGKPESQKTEVRVTYDDQAIYIGAYMYDNQPSLIKRQLSQRDATDALADNFIVGFDTYDDGLNGYRFLVTAAGVQLDEKGSPSNAHDVSWDAVWQSAVDIKNDGWVCEIKIPYSAIRFPSKSIQDWGMQFGRNITREGELDLWSPVDPKVAGIINQWGKLKGLENIKPPLRLSFSPYLTAGYQVTPISYDPVEYASNSILSGGMDVKYGVNESFTLDATLIPDFGQVQSDNVVLNISPFETKFDEKRPFFTEGTELFNQDNRGSTSQLFYSRRIGGTPLHYYEAGNEVQDGETLISNPSETKLYNATKFSGRNNHGLGIGILNAVTRATFAEIKNDETGEVRKVETNPLSNYSVIVFDQTLKNNSKLSFENTNVMRSGSAPDANVGSVHYDIRNKANSLEAVGFGNLSMLFDEGKNPTTGGYYQVNLNQTKGKFNPWFSHELITDHYDQNDLGILFYNNQMTNGAGFNYNNQELKKGPFYNVGGWFGLNYKTLVKPLVYEEWETNGGAYVTFKSLWSGGVNFYSKPFWYYDYYEPRVEGRKYYHNPFAYSSAWINSDYRKKIMVSVSAGYGDAPGAGNPFFDGSIAPTVTVNDHFSLSYELYLSSDHGTESFVTFDDEDNIIFGSRNTATVSNNLRLRYTFNPKMNISFRARYYWSKVNWTEYYLLNEDGTLGETDYTGNNDINFNVFNIDAVYAWEFAPGSYLNVIWKNNIQQYDDLGMDKYFDNVAKTFDTPQTNGLSIKLIYYLDYLSLRKKSA; this is translated from the coding sequence ATGAAGTATTTACTGTACCTGACCTGGTTTTTATTAGCTGCAGCAGTGGCAAAAGCTGATAAGGTATCTATGCCGGCCATTCGCTCAGCAACAGCACCGAAAATTGATGGTAACCTGAATGATGCATGCTGGCAAAATATACCGGTGGTTTCCAACTTCATCACGCTCGCTCCAGAATACGGAAAACCCGAAAGTCAAAAAACTGAAGTAAGGGTAACCTATGATGATCAGGCTATTTATATCGGCGCTTACATGTACGATAATCAGCCGTCACTCATTAAACGGCAGCTTTCTCAACGCGATGCAACGGATGCTCTCGCTGATAATTTCATTGTCGGCTTCGATACATATGATGACGGATTGAATGGTTACCGGTTTCTCGTGACGGCAGCTGGCGTGCAGCTCGATGAAAAAGGTTCTCCATCCAATGCCCATGATGTAAGCTGGGATGCAGTTTGGCAAAGTGCCGTTGATATAAAAAATGACGGATGGGTGTGCGAGATCAAAATCCCCTACTCTGCGATCCGTTTTCCTTCAAAGTCAATTCAGGATTGGGGCATGCAGTTTGGCCGCAACATCACCCGTGAAGGTGAGCTCGATTTATGGAGCCCCGTGGATCCGAAAGTGGCCGGCATCATTAACCAATGGGGCAAACTGAAAGGCCTTGAAAATATAAAACCGCCGCTCCGGCTTTCGTTTTCGCCGTACCTTACTGCCGGTTACCAGGTTACGCCCATAAGCTACGATCCTGTTGAGTATGCATCCAATAGTATACTCAGTGGCGGCATGGATGTCAAATACGGTGTGAATGAAAGTTTCACGCTTGATGCAACCCTTATCCCTGATTTCGGGCAGGTACAATCTGACAATGTTGTACTCAACATTTCACCGTTTGAAACCAAGTTTGATGAGAAGAGGCCTTTCTTTACAGAAGGAACTGAATTATTTAACCAGGACAACAGGGGCAGCACGTCGCAACTTTTTTATTCGCGGCGCATCGGTGGCACACCGCTTCATTACTATGAGGCGGGGAATGAAGTGCAGGATGGTGAAACACTGATCAGTAATCCTTCGGAAACAAAACTGTACAATGCCACCAAATTTTCAGGAAGAAACAATCATGGATTAGGCATCGGCATCTTAAATGCTGTGACACGCGCCACCTTTGCGGAAATAAAAAATGATGAAACCGGTGAAGTGCGCAAGGTGGAGACAAACCCGCTATCAAACTACAGTGTAATCGTTTTCGATCAGACTTTGAAAAATAATTCAAAGCTCAGCTTTGAAAACACCAACGTAATGCGCAGCGGCAGTGCACCCGACGCCAATGTCGGATCCGTTCATTATGATATCAGGAACAAGGCCAACTCGCTTGAAGCAGTCGGCTTCGGCAACCTGAGCATGCTGTTTGATGAAGGAAAAAACCCAACAACTGGCGGCTATTACCAGGTAAACCTGAATCAGACAAAAGGCAAATTCAATCCATGGTTTTCGCATGAACTGATAACCGATCACTATGATCAGAACGACCTCGGCATATTATTTTACAACAACCAGATGACGAATGGCGCCGGTTTCAACTATAATAACCAGGAACTGAAGAAAGGGCCATTCTATAACGTCGGCGGCTGGTTCGGGCTGAATTATAAAACTCTGGTGAAACCATTGGTGTATGAAGAATGGGAAACCAACGGCGGGGCTTATGTAACATTTAAAAGCTTGTGGAGCGGAGGCGTTAATTTCTATTCAAAACCTTTCTGGTACTACGATTATTACGAACCAAGAGTGGAAGGGAGAAAATACTATCATAACCCTTTTGCCTACAGCAGCGCCTGGATTAATTCAGACTATCGCAAAAAAATAATGGTGAGTGTCTCTGCCGGATATGGCGATGCGCCTGGAGCCGGAAATCCATTTTTTGACGGATCTATTGCTCCTACTGTTACTGTGAACGATCATTTCTCATTAAGTTATGAGTTGTACCTCAGCAGTGATCATGGAACCGAAAGCTTCGTCACCTTTGATGATGAAGACAATATCATCTTCGGGAGCCGCAATACCGCAACGGTTTCGAATAATCTCCGGTTGCGGTACACCTTTAATCCGAAAATGAATATCTCTTTCAGGGCACGTTACTATTGGAGTAAGGTAAACTGGACTGAATATTATTTATTGAATGAAGACGGCACACTGGGGGAAACAGATTATACCGGCAATAATGACATCAATTTTAACGTGTTTAATATTGATGCTGTGTATGCCTGGGAGTTTGCACCGGGCAGCTACCTCAATGTCATCTGGAAAAACAACATTCAGCAATATGATGACCTTGGCATGGATAAATATTTTGATAATGTTGCAAAAACTTTTGATACGCCACAAACCAACGGTCTCTCGATCAAGTTGATTTACTATCTTGATTATCTCTCACTCAGGAAGAAATCTGCTTAA
- a CDS encoding sensor histidine kinase, with the protein MENSASLFLRQYKYHLQKPAVLRVLMHVGFWLFWLFRTFYDIISLYGWGPGELLFMLVYAATQIPMMYFHLYVLVPQLLNKRRYVIYAVCTVALVFAYSYVNFQLLTLIPDAISSDGLHDYISQLNSRYDIIEGFFTLVITYSIKYAGQVRSTQTRLLQLQRDNLTLELNALKAQINPHFLFNTLNNIYSLALQRSDKTADMVLRLSDMMRYVLYECNTGAVLLEREIEFVSNYVELERIRHGKHVSVRYTQTGDAGEKHIEPLLLIPIVENSFKHGINAQMASGFVEIDLDVQDDGLTLRVVNSVPRGDSMMREKGGIGLENVRKRLELIYPGKHLMDIQSLTDSYQVTLQLKFS; encoded by the coding sequence ATGGAAAACAGTGCATCGCTTTTTTTGCGGCAGTATAAATACCACCTGCAAAAGCCAGCAGTTTTAAGGGTGCTGATGCATGTTGGCTTCTGGCTCTTCTGGCTCTTCCGCACTTTTTATGATATTATTTCACTCTATGGATGGGGGCCCGGTGAGTTGCTGTTTATGCTGGTGTATGCGGCCACACAGATTCCGATGATGTATTTCCATTTGTATGTATTGGTGCCACAGTTACTGAATAAGAGGCGATATGTGATTTATGCGGTCTGTACTGTGGCACTTGTATTTGCATATTCCTATGTGAATTTCCAGTTGCTGACACTTATTCCGGATGCTATTTCCAGTGACGGCCTGCATGATTATATCAGTCAGTTGAATTCCAGGTATGATATTATTGAAGGCTTTTTTACACTCGTAATCACATACTCCATCAAATATGCGGGTCAGGTACGTTCCACACAAACAAGGTTATTGCAACTACAGCGTGACAACCTGACGCTGGAGCTGAATGCACTGAAGGCACAGATCAACCCGCACTTTTTATTTAATACACTTAATAACATTTATTCGCTGGCGCTGCAGCGGTCGGATAAAACAGCGGATATGGTGCTGCGGCTCAGCGACATGATGCGATATGTGCTCTATGAATGTAACACCGGCGCTGTATTGTTGGAAAGGGAGATAGAGTTTGTAAGCAATTATGTGGAACTTGAGCGCATCAGGCATGGCAAACATGTGTCGGTGCGCTATACACAAACAGGTGATGCCGGCGAAAAGCACATTGAGCCATTATTGCTGATTCCCATCGTTGAAAACAGTTTTAAGCACGGGATTAATGCACAGATGGCAAGTGGTTTCGTGGAAATAGACCTTGATGTGCAGGACGATGGCCTTACGCTGCGTGTGGTGAACAGCGTACCACGTGGTGATAGCATGATGAGGGAAAAAGGCGGTATCGGCCTGGAAAATGTGCGGAAGCGCCTTGAGCTGATTTACCCGGGAAAGCACTTGATGGATATTCAATCGCTGACCGACAGTTACCAGGTGACACTTCAACTTAAATTTTCATAG
- a CDS encoding transglutaminase-like domain-containing protein codes for MKSHLKENELSALINLLDDPDEEVYRHVTDRLIALGTAIIPSLEAAWEKTFNPDLHYRLEELIHLIQFETVVKDLKRWVKKRQDNLLEAAIIIARYQYPDLSIAKINAQIEKLSKEIWLEMNYNLTPLEQVNVFNHVLFQLNGFSGNTSNIHDPQNAYLNILLETKKGNPVSLSLLYLILADKIKMPVYGINLPQHFVLSFHKDLMEPDETEQKVKSSLLFYINPFNKGIIFSRDDITMFLKKLNITPKPSHYLPCTNLETILALVNSILHDYELAGVADKVMELTKMKEVLTEV; via the coding sequence TTGAAATCGCATCTGAAAGAAAATGAGCTGAGTGCCCTCATCAACCTCCTCGATGATCCTGATGAAGAGGTGTACAGGCATGTAACAGACAGGCTCATTGCGCTGGGAACAGCCATCATTCCTTCGTTAGAAGCTGCATGGGAGAAAACTTTTAACCCTGATCTGCATTACAGGCTGGAAGAACTGATTCATCTTATACAGTTTGAAACAGTGGTGAAAGACCTGAAACGCTGGGTCAAAAAGCGACAGGATAATTTGCTGGAGGCGGCCATCATCATCGCGCGGTACCAGTACCCTGACCTGAGTATTGCAAAGATTAATGCGCAGATTGAAAAGCTCAGCAAGGAAATCTGGCTGGAGATGAATTACAACCTCACGCCACTGGAGCAGGTGAATGTTTTTAACCATGTATTATTCCAGCTCAATGGTTTTTCGGGTAATACTTCTAATATTCATGATCCGCAGAATGCTTACCTCAATATTTTACTGGAAACAAAGAAAGGGAATCCTGTTTCGCTTTCGTTGCTGTACCTGATTCTCGCCGATAAGATTAAGATGCCTGTGTATGGTATAAACCTCCCGCAACATTTTGTCTTATCCTTCCATAAAGATTTAATGGAACCTGATGAGACGGAGCAAAAGGTAAAAAGCAGCCTTTTGTTTTATATAAATCCTTTTAACAAGGGTATAATTTTCTCCCGCGACGATATCACGATGTTTCTCAAGAAACTGAATATTACACCAAAACCTTCCCACTATCTGCCTTGTACCAATCTCGAAACCATCCTGGCACTTGTTAATTCCATCCTGCATGATTATGAACTGGCGGGCGTTGCCGACAAAGTGATGGAACTGACGAAAATGAAAGAAGTGCTTACGGAGGTGTGA
- a CDS encoding proline iminopeptidase-family hydrolase gives MSASCSYFDVADSGIQTAGIKLITIDGKYKVWTKRFGNGPIKVLLLHGGPAMTHEYMECFESFFPKAGIEFYEYDQLGSYYSDQPDDSSLWTTARFVEEVEQVRKGLGLDKDHFYLLGNSWGGILAMEYALKYQDNLKGLVVSNMVASIPRYEQYNNKLRSEMRKSLVDSLEVFEKNGDYQNPVYLQLVQKEYYDQHICRIVPNPDPVLRSFKHVNAAVYVMMQGPSEFKTGGRLLHWDRWNDLHNIHVPTLMVGAKYDTMNPEEMEEMSKLVQHGRYLYCPEGSHLAMWDDQQHYYPGIIQFLNDVQQGSF, from the coding sequence ATGTCTGCCTCATGCAGCTACTTTGATGTGGCAGACAGCGGCATCCAAACAGCCGGTATTAAGCTGATAACCATTGATGGTAAATACAAGGTCTGGACAAAACGCTTTGGCAACGGGCCGATTAAGGTATTGCTGCTGCATGGCGGACCCGCCATGACGCATGAGTACATGGAGTGTTTTGAGAGTTTTTTTCCGAAGGCGGGTATAGAATTTTATGAATATGATCAGTTGGGATCCTATTACAGCGATCAGCCTGATGACAGCAGTTTATGGACCACCGCACGTTTTGTGGAAGAAGTGGAACAGGTACGAAAAGGGTTAGGCCTCGATAAGGATCACTTCTACCTTCTTGGGAATTCGTGGGGTGGTATACTGGCCATGGAATATGCTTTGAAATACCAGGATAATCTGAAAGGATTGGTTGTTTCGAATATGGTGGCGAGCATTCCCCGTTATGAGCAGTATAATAATAAACTCAGGAGTGAAATGCGCAAATCACTGGTGGATTCGCTGGAGGTGTTTGAAAAGAACGGAGACTACCAAAATCCTGTTTATCTGCAACTGGTGCAGAAAGAATACTATGATCAGCATATCTGCCGGATCGTCCCTAATCCTGATCCGGTGCTGCGGAGTTTCAAACATGTGAATGCTGCGGTTTATGTGATGATGCAGGGACCGAGTGAATTCAAAACCGGTGGCCGCCTGTTGCACTGGGACCGGTGGAATGACCTTCATAATATTCATGTTCCCACTTTGATGGTCGGTGCGAAATATGATACCATGAATCCGGAGGAGATGGAAGAGATGAGCAAGCTGGTTCAACATGGCCGGTATCTTTATTGTCCCGAAGGAAGCCATCTTGCTATGTGGGATGATCAGCAGCACTATTATCCGGGCATCATTCAATTCTTAAATGATGTGCAGCAGGGAAGCTTTTAA
- a CDS encoding NAD(P)H-binding protein, with protein MKKILLFGSTGLIGDALLRQLLARPELQVIAFSRKPIELPHAEAAFINHVINFDNLEDHARYIVGDVLFCCLGTTMRKAKTQAAFRKTDYELVLRIAKIATDNHVKKLLVISSVGANAASNNFYLKTKGEMEDDLQALPIDQLAILRPSILTGKRKEFRLSERAGIALASLISPLMAGALRKYKPIAATTVAKAMIRLSEQTTDRVIYESSDLQQIAEQ; from the coding sequence ATGAAAAAAATACTCCTCTTTGGAAGCACAGGACTGATTGGCGATGCGTTACTCCGGCAGCTGCTTGCCCGCCCTGAGCTGCAGGTTATTGCATTTTCAAGAAAGCCCATTGAATTACCACATGCTGAAGCAGCATTTATCAATCATGTCATCAACTTCGACAATTTGGAAGATCACGCACGTTACATCGTCGGGGACGTGCTTTTCTGTTGCCTTGGCACAACCATGAGGAAGGCAAAAACACAAGCAGCATTCAGAAAAACCGACTATGAGCTTGTACTGCGCATCGCAAAGATTGCAACTGATAACCATGTTAAAAAATTGCTGGTGATATCTTCAGTTGGCGCAAATGCTGCTTCCAACAATTTTTACCTTAAAACCAAAGGTGAGATGGAAGATGACTTGCAAGCGCTGCCAATAGATCAGCTGGCTATTCTGCGACCATCTATCTTAACAGGCAAGCGCAAAGAATTTCGTTTATCAGAACGGGCAGGCATCGCTTTGGCATCACTCATTAGTCCATTGATGGCAGGCGCCCTGAGGAAATACAAACCTATTGCTGCCACCACCGTTGCAAAAGCAATGATCCGTTTATCTGAGCAGACAACCGACCGTGTCATTTATGAATCTTCCGATCTGCAGCAAATTGCAGAGCAATAG
- the topA gene encoding type I DNA topoisomerase yields MAKKKVKEGGKHLMIVESPAKAKTLEKFLDNDFIVKSSYGHIRDLPKSDKAINVANRYEPTYEVSAEKKEVVKELKRLVKGAGDVWLATDEDREGEAISWHLCQALGLDVKDTKRIVFHEITKQAILEAVKSPRSIDLNMVNAQQARRILDRLVGFELSPILWRKISNSKSLSAGRVQSVAVRLIVEREREINNFVSESSYKIIALFKAKDKFGNAVTFKAELPKNKSKEKDAEAFLKACSGADYTVRDVQVKPGKKSPSAPFTTSTLQQEASRKLGYSVAKTMLVAQRLYESGKITYMRTDSTNLSETALQLIQEEIVKSYGKQYAQQRKYSTKTANAQEAHEAIRPSYIEHKDIEGENDEQRLYNLIWKRTIASQMSDAQLEKTTAKISISTMKDEELAASGEVLMFDGFLKVYMESDDDEAQADPLPSAVEESTTLPPLKPGQVLDFVEMNATERFTRAAARYTEASLVKKLEELGIGRPSTYAPTISTIQKRGYVEKKDKEGMRREYRMLKLKNDEVTKVVDTETFGTEKSKMFPTDIGMMVNDFLMQHFQTVMDYGFTAEIEREFDDISNGMKKWDEMIDDFYKPFHKNVENTLENADRVTGERDLGTDPQSGRKVIARMGRYGPMVQIGGTDDEEKPRYAKLRSGMNLETISFEDAMELFKLPRVAGQYENQDVTVSEGRFGPYVLHDKKFYSLRKDQDPMTITLDEAIELIKAKASSVIKEFKANGISILEGKWGPYVKSGKLNAKIPAGKEPKDLTLDDCMELLEKAKDAPKKTFGRFKRKGS; encoded by the coding sequence ATGGCAAAAAAGAAAGTAAAAGAAGGCGGTAAGCATTTGATGATTGTGGAGAGTCCCGCAAAAGCTAAAACGCTGGAAAAATTTTTGGATAATGATTTTATTGTAAAGTCCAGCTATGGACATATCCGTGATTTGCCGAAATCGGACAAAGCCATCAACGTGGCAAACCGTTATGAGCCGACCTATGAGGTGAGTGCAGAAAAAAAGGAAGTGGTTAAAGAATTAAAGCGGCTTGTTAAGGGTGCAGGCGATGTGTGGCTGGCAACAGATGAGGACCGTGAAGGGGAAGCCATCTCCTGGCATTTATGCCAGGCACTCGGGTTAGATGTAAAAGATACCAAGCGTATTGTATTTCATGAGATCACTAAGCAGGCAATTCTCGAAGCGGTGAAAAGTCCGCGCAGCATCGACCTGAACATGGTTAATGCACAGCAGGCACGCAGGATACTGGATCGTTTGGTTGGTTTTGAACTTTCACCGATTCTGTGGCGAAAGATTTCCAATTCCAAGTCACTGTCTGCCGGACGTGTACAATCTGTTGCCGTTCGGCTGATCGTAGAGCGGGAACGCGAAATCAACAACTTCGTATCAGAATCCAGTTATAAGATCATTGCCTTGTTTAAGGCAAAAGATAAGTTTGGTAATGCCGTAACTTTCAAGGCCGAACTTCCGAAAAATAAAAGTAAAGAAAAGGATGCGGAAGCTTTTCTGAAAGCCTGCAGCGGTGCCGATTATACAGTGCGCGATGTGCAGGTGAAGCCCGGAAAGAAGTCACCCTCAGCGCCCTTTACCACCTCCACATTACAGCAGGAAGCAAGCAGGAAGCTCGGTTATTCCGTTGCAAAGACGATGCTTGTTGCACAACGGCTTTATGAGTCAGGTAAGATTACTTATATGAGGACGGATTCTACCAATCTGTCGGAGACGGCATTGCAACTGATTCAGGAAGAAATCGTGAAATCATACGGCAAGCAGTACGCGCAGCAAAGAAAGTATTCCACGAAAACCGCTAATGCGCAGGAAGCTCATGAAGCCATCCGTCCATCTTATATCGAACATAAAGATATTGAAGGAGAAAATGATGAGCAGCGGCTGTACAATCTTATCTGGAAACGCACCATTGCATCACAGATGAGTGATGCACAGCTGGAGAAGACTACGGCAAAGATTTCCATATCAACTATGAAGGACGAAGAACTGGCAGCAAGTGGTGAAGTGCTGATGTTTGATGGCTTTCTGAAGGTGTACATGGAGTCGGATGATGATGAAGCACAGGCTGATCCGTTGCCTTCCGCTGTGGAAGAATCCACCACCTTGCCTCCGTTAAAGCCCGGCCAGGTATTGGATTTTGTGGAGATGAATGCAACAGAAAGGTTTACACGCGCTGCAGCGCGTTACACGGAAGCTTCGCTGGTAAAAAAGCTGGAGGAATTGGGAATTGGCCGGCCATCCACCTATGCGCCAACGATCAGTACGATTCAGAAAAGAGGATATGTGGAGAAGAAAGACAAGGAAGGCATGCGCAGGGAATACCGGATGCTGAAGCTGAAAAATGATGAGGTTACGAAGGTGGTGGATACGGAAACATTCGGAACAGAGAAATCGAAAATGTTTCCTACCGACATTGGTATGATGGTGAATGATTTCCTGATGCAGCATTTTCAGACAGTAATGGATTATGGATTCACCGCCGAGATTGAGCGCGAGTTTGATGATATCAGTAATGGTATGAAAAAGTGGGACGAGATGATTGATGACTTTTACAAACCATTTCATAAAAACGTGGAAAACACACTGGAAAATGCTGATCGCGTAACCGGAGAACGGGATCTTGGAACGGATCCGCAAAGCGGACGCAAGGTGATTGCGCGTATGGGCAGGTATGGTCCGATGGTACAGATCGGCGGCACGGATGATGAAGAGAAACCAAGGTATGCGAAACTGCGGAGCGGCATGAACCTGGAAACCATTTCCTTCGAAGATGCGATGGAGCTATTCAAATTACCACGTGTAGCAGGCCAGTATGAAAACCAGGATGTGACTGTGAGCGAAGGCAGGTTCGGTCCATATGTGTTGCATGACAAGAAGTTTTATTCCTTGCGGAAGGACCAGGATCCGATGACGATTACCCTGGATGAAGCCATTGAACTGATTAAGGCAAAAGCTTCCAGTGTCATCAAAGAATTTAAAGCGAACGGGATATCCATACTGGAAGGCAAATGGGGACCTTATGTAAAAAGCGGGAAGCTGAACGCAAAAATTCCGGCCGGAAAGGAGCCAAAGGATCTTACGCTGGATGACTGCATGGAGTTGCTTGAAAAAGCGAAGGATGCTCCGAAAAAAACATTTGGCCGATTTAAACGTAAAGGAAGTTAA
- a CDS encoding DUF885 domain-containing protein, translating into MRSTLLLAFALSVAACNTGDKKADENTTGRSLAPLLHQYYEDHLKLFPLEATQNGDYRYNDQLPNDMTAAFRNREKQMLQNYLDSLKTYDRATLSENDQMSYDVLEWELNISMERFSYPDDLMPINQFWSLPLTMGQLGSGTGNQPFKTVKDYENWLGRINGFTDWCDSAIANMRIGMSKGVVYPQILIERVLPQMKSIIVTDVTKSLFYQPVLNMKELNFSDEDTRRITALYAKAITGQINPSYQKLHDFFKNEYLPKCRTTAGISAVPGGAEYYQFLIKYWTTTDMTADQVFELGQSEVKRIRTEMERVMKETGFKGDLKSFISFLHTDKQFMPFKTKEEVLNAYRSIEERQQPFLSKLFTVFPKTPFEIRETEAFREASASAEYSQGTADGSRPGIFYVPIVDPSKFNNISMEDLFLHEAIPGHHYQISLQQENKDLPEFRRFIWYGAYGEGWALYSESLGSELGLYKDPYQYFGMLSEEMHRAIRLVVDAGIHTKGWTREQAIQFSLENEAESEADITAEIERYMAIPGQALSYKIGQLKILELRKKAEQQMGEKFSLARFHDEILRDGCLPIAVLESKMNRWMATQ; encoded by the coding sequence ATGAGATCAACACTCCTGCTTGCCTTTGCATTATCTGTTGCTGCTTGCAACACCGGTGATAAAAAAGCTGATGAAAATACAACCGGCCGTTCGCTTGCTCCGTTGCTCCATCAATATTATGAAGATCATCTTAAGTTATTTCCGCTGGAAGCAACTCAAAACGGCGACTACCGGTATAATGATCAATTACCAAATGACATGACAGCCGCATTCCGCAATAGGGAAAAACAGATGTTGCAAAATTATCTTGATTCATTGAAGACTTATGACCGTGCCACACTATCGGAAAATGATCAGATGAGTTATGATGTGTTAGAATGGGAGCTGAACATTTCCATGGAAAGGTTCAGTTACCCGGACGACCTCATGCCTATTAACCAGTTCTGGAGCCTGCCGCTTACCATGGGTCAGTTGGGTTCAGGCACGGGTAACCAGCCATTTAAGACGGTAAAGGATTATGAAAACTGGCTGGGACGCATCAACGGATTCACGGACTGGTGCGATTCAGCCATCGCGAATATGCGGATCGGAATGTCGAAAGGAGTGGTGTATCCTCAAATCCTGATTGAACGTGTGCTGCCGCAGATGAAAAGCATCATCGTCACTGATGTCACAAAAAGTCTCTTTTACCAGCCGGTACTTAATATGAAAGAGTTGAATTTTTCTGATGAAGATACCAGGCGGATTACTGCATTATATGCTAAAGCCATTACCGGTCAGATCAACCCATCTTATCAGAAATTACATGACTTCTTTAAAAACGAATACCTCCCGAAATGCAGAACCACTGCGGGAATCTCTGCCGTTCCCGGCGGCGCGGAATACTATCAGTTCCTTATTAAATACTGGACAACGACAGACATGACCGCTGACCAGGTTTTCGAACTCGGACAAAGTGAAGTCAAACGTATCAGGACAGAGATGGAACGTGTGATGAAAGAAACAGGGTTTAAAGGTGATCTGAAATCATTTATCAGTTTCCTGCACACCGACAAGCAGTTCATGCCATTCAAAACGAAAGAGGAAGTGCTGAATGCTTACCGGTCTATTGAAGAAAGACAGCAACCCTTTCTCAGTAAACTATTTACCGTCTTCCCGAAAACACCCTTTGAAATAAGAGAAACGGAAGCATTCCGCGAAGCAAGTGCCAGCGCGGAATACAGCCAGGGAACAGCGGACGGATCGCGGCCGGGCATCTTTTATGTACCCATTGTGGATCCCTCGAAGTTTAACAATATTTCCATGGAAGATCTTTTTCTGCATGAAGCTATTCCCGGCCATCATTACCAGATTTCTTTACAACAGGAGAATAAAGATCTGCCGGAGTTCAGGCGATTCATCTGGTATGGTGCTTATGGCGAAGGTTGGGCCTTGTATTCGGAATCACTAGGCAGTGAGCTGGGACTCTACAAAGATCCTTACCAGTATTTTGGCATGCTGAGTGAAGAAATGCATCGTGCTATCCGGCTGGTGGTAGATGCGGGCATTCATACCAAAGGCTGGACGCGTGAACAGGCCATACAATTCTCCCTTGAAAACGAAGCAGAGTCGGAAGCCGATATCACCGCCGAAATTGAACGGTATATGGCAATACCCGGACAAGCGCTCAGTTACAAAATAGGGCAGCTTAAAATACTGGAGCTCCGTAAAAAAGCAGAACAACAGATGGGCGAAAAATTTTCGCTGGCCAGGTTTCACGATGAAATACTTAGAGACGGCTGCCTGCCTATTGCCGTGCTGGAAAGCAAGATGAACCGTTGGATGGCAACGCAATAG
- a CDS encoding LytTR family DNA-binding domain-containing protein encodes MLKCIIVDDEPLAQEVLENYLQRIGGEIQLVKKCSNALDAFQALHDERIDLLFLDIQMPVIDGLSFLKSLKNPPSVVLTTAYPNHALEGYDLDVVDYLLKPISFERFLKAVNKVIELRKTGDGAGNADFMFVKVDSKLVKVNYADIIYIEGMKDYLKIFVKERPLVVHQTMKKIEDLLPKNKFIRVHKSYIVAISAVNSIVGNFIEINGKEIPIGANYKEHLIKLVFKMNS; translated from the coding sequence ATGTTAAAATGCATTATTGTAGATGATGAACCGCTGGCACAGGAAGTGCTGGAGAATTACCTGCAACGGATCGGCGGCGAAATACAACTTGTAAAAAAATGCAGTAATGCGCTCGATGCTTTCCAGGCGCTGCACGATGAACGCATTGACCTGCTTTTCCTCGATATACAGATGCCGGTGATAGACGGATTGTCATTTTTGAAATCGCTCAAAAATCCGCCTTCAGTGGTTCTCACCACAGCTTATCCGAATCATGCGCTGGAAGGATATGATCTGGATGTGGTGGATTACCTGCTGAAACCAATTTCTTTTGAGCGATTTCTCAAGGCAGTCAATAAAGTGATTGAATTGCGTAAGACAGGCGATGGTGCAGGTAATGCGGACTTCATGTTTGTAAAGGTGGACAGCAAACTGGTTAAAGTAAACTATGCCGACATTATATACATTGAGGGCATGAAAGACTATCTGAAGATTTTTGTGAAGGAACGTCCGCTCGTGGTGCATCAGACCATGAAGAAAATTGAAGACCTGTTACCCAAAAACAAATTTATCAGGGTACACAAATCATATATTGTAGCCATCAGCGCTGTCAATTCCATTGTCGGCAATTTTATAGAGATTAATGGGAAGGAGATACCCATAGGTGCTAATTACAAAGAACATCTCATCAAGCTTGTGTTCAAAATGAATAGCTAA